A window of the Zeugodacus cucurbitae isolate PBARC_wt_2022May chromosome 2, idZeuCucr1.2, whole genome shotgun sequence genome harbors these coding sequences:
- the LOC105216124 gene encoding uncharacterized protein LOC105216124 isoform X1: protein MGSYIEATAKKTPPVFPRALEPYDIRPVANELGLTSTERKSLQNGWTIIKQKQRRAALNIYVNFFTGHEDLYEIFRFNGTLDIGFASQHQKDVLTVFQMIFEQLDNARFVKTMMKELALRHQASAVTNTMWQLYANEVKHYFLKTLNDALSPTFVHALETLINYICDFNELTESRDEQSLTGPA, encoded by the exons ATGG GTTCATATATTGAAGCAACTGCGAAGAAAACGCCGCCGGTATTCCCAAGAGCCTTGGAACCGTACGACATACGACCGGTGGCAAATGAGTTGGGTTTGACAAGTACGGAGCGAAAATCACTGCAGAATGGTTGGactataataaaacaaaagcaacgtcGTGCTGCACTCAATATCTATGTTAA tttcTTCACTGGACATGAGGATCTCTATGAAATATTTCGCTTTAACGGTACTTTGGACATTGGGTTCGCCAGTCAACATCAAAAAGATGTGCTCACCGTCTTCCAAATGATCTTCGAGCAGCTGGATAATGCACGCTTCGTCAAGACAATGATGAAAGAGTTGGCGCTTAGACATCAAGCTTCCGCGGTCACCAATACAATGTGGCAG CTGTATGCGAATGAAGTAAAGCACTACTTTTTGAAGACCTTAAATGATGCGCTTTCGCCAACGTTTGTACACGCTCTGGagacattaattaattatatttgcgATTTTAATGAACTCACTGAGTCTAGGGATGAACAGAGCCTTACTGGACCTGCTTGA
- the LOC105216124 gene encoding uncharacterized protein LOC105216124 isoform X2 produces the protein MKSSSLRHSKGKSLVSRRSSPIHDTFDHGLSNLELVALQKAWRMLEPKLRKLSTDIIMDLYSEHYEIMDKFRDEDGKLCNYELINHSIWLLHLYGSIINNKVDPFKTKKILEPLIEKLKMYSMDVNSVNLQLDCTKKYIFSELRNSISPTSVEAFSKLNQTIVKYVHKKLN, from the exons ATGAAGTCGTCGTCACTACGTCATAGCAAAGGAAAGTCTTTAGTTTCCCGACGATCCTCTCCCATCCACGATACATTTGATCATGGTTTGTCCAATTTAGAATTGGTAGCTTTACAGAAAGCATGGCGAATGCTGGAACCAAAATTGCGCAAACTCTCCACTGATATAATTATGGA CCTCTACTCGGAGCATTACGAGATAATGGATAAGTTTCGCGATGAAGACGGTAAATTGTGTAATTATGAGCTGATAAATCACTCAATTTGGCTCTTACACCTTTATGGGTCGATCATAAATAACAAGGTGGATCCATTTAAAACTAAGAAAATACTGGAGCCGTTGATAGAGAAGTTGAAAATGTACTCGATGGATGTGAATTCCGTAAAT CTCCAGTTGGATtgcactaaaaaatatatattctctgAACTACGTAATTCCATATCACCAACATCCGTGGAGGCCTTCAGTAAACTTAACCAAACTATCGTCAAGTATGTTCATAAAAAGCTTAATTAA
- the LOC105216121 gene encoding uncharacterized protein LOC105216121 produces MKSEHRFTGRARASLPQIVLRVQLYETNFTAVEVAALRAAWTLIEPKIKKISRNIAFDAYTDNPIWVEFFRFENKIDGKIMILNPLWLLNIYGDIIKSNLCTNYAVAKIVRPILEAQLSQFLPMPHLAFLLEYVERGIYNELKDHLSPTTYSGFEKLYKTMLYFLRLTEQRSVVLSTAAPWEPLN; encoded by the exons atgaaGTCAGAACATCGTTTTACCGGTCGTGCGCGTGCCAGTTTGCCACAAATCGTTTTGCGTGTGCAATTATATGAAACAAATTTTACCGCTGTGGAAGTGGCCGCCTTAAGGGCTGCTTGGACTTTGATTGAGCCCAAAATTAAGAAGATCTCCAGAAATATTGCTTTCGA tgcCTATACGGATAACCCGATATGGGTCGAATTCTTTCGCTTTGAGAACAAAATCGATGGTAAAATTATGATACTCAATCCATTATGGCTGCTGAATATTTACGGCGATATTATAAAGTCCAATTTGTGCACGAATTACGCGGTCGCCAAAATAGTGCGTCCGATCTTGGAAGCGCAGTTGAGTCAATTTCTGCCAATGCCACATCTGGCG TTTCTGCTTGAGTATGTGGAGCGCGGTATATACAATGAACTGAAGGATCATTTGTCACCAACAACATATTCGGgttttgagaaattgtacaaAACTATGCTCTATTTTTTGAGGTTAACAGAGCAAAGGAGTGTGGTGTTATCGACAGCAGCACCGTGGGAACCTTTGAACTGA
- the LOC105216120 gene encoding uncharacterized protein LOC105216120 isoform X2, with the protein MSNYTKWLDISPNGGDLDELIQDTSLLIASVNNMLDQTQSTPQGTTTSLGRRSYNSSDSSGILGGAHSNSSSPKSPKTPRLSLPARATVPTPSSREIDREVNRNRFCEMLEHNLRTVASEQEQLIGRRLGAMSPTSPRRGPLISARGRRTNRVRAPTPDEVIDLSDSMYFPPLPPPAHLLNVSDDVILVTPNDEEVVDLCTPNFRRNNARSRNSINSRRPANATEDNITRRRLTASRRLGSISGDRASTRRSISSTSLQNGGSSSGSSISKTTSTTNIGCYADKTKENALSPGAQAENSNTVESERIPCMCAVCMESYVNNQPTSTKCGHVFCAKCIREALRLTRKCPMCNTKITPSMLFRIYI; encoded by the exons ATGTCAAATTACACGAAATGGCTCGACATATCGCCTAAC GGTGGCGATTTGGATGAACTAATCCAAGACACGAGTTTACTAATAGCATCCGTAAACAATATGTTGGATCAGACTCAAAGCACACCACAAGGCACGACGACATCGCTGGGGCGTAGATCCTATAATAGCAGCGACAGTAGCGGAATACTTGGTGGTGCACATTCCAATTCCAGCTCGCCAAAATCGCCGAAAACTCCGCGTTTAAGCTTACCCGCTAGAGCAACGGTGCCCACGCCATCAAGTAGAGAAATTGACCGAGAAGTCAATCGAA ATCGTTTTTGTGAAATGTTGGAACACAATTTACGCACTGTAGCATCGGAACAAGAGCAACTCATTGGAAGGCGTCTGGGGGCAATGTCGCCAACTAGTCCGCGCCGTGGACCACTGATCAGTGCTC GCGGCAGGCGGACAAATCGCGTACGTGCTCCAACACCAGATGAAGTAATCGATTTAAGTGATTCAATGTATTTCCCTCCACTACCGCCACCTGCTCATCTATTGAATGTAAGCGACGATGTCATACTAGTGACACCAAACGATGAAGAAGTAGTTGATCTATGCACACCAAATTTCCGTCGAAATAATGCACGCTCAAGAAATAGTATTAATAGTAGAAGACCAGCGAATGCCACTGAAGATAATATAACACGTCGACGTTTGACGGCATCACGCCGCTTGGGTTCTATAAGCGGTGATAGAGCATCAACACGTCGTTCAATTTCTTCAACATCATTGCAAAATGGAGGCAGCTCGTCCGGTAGTTCCATCTCaaaaacaacatcaacaacaaacaTTGGCTGCTATGCAGATAAAACCAAAGAGAATGCATTGTCGCCTGGTGCGCAAGCTGAAAATTCGAATACTGTTGAAAGTGAGCGTATACCATGCATGTGTGCTGTATGCATGGAAAGCTATGTCAATAATCAGCCCACATCCACCAAGTGTGGTCATGTTTTTTGCGCTAAATGCATACGCGAGGCTTTGCGTCTGACACGCAAGTGTCCCATGTGCAACACAAAGATCACACCAAGCATGCTATtccgtatatatatttaa
- the LOC105216120 gene encoding uncharacterized protein LOC105216120 isoform X1 produces MSNYTKWLDISPNGGDLDELIQDTSLLIASVNNMLDQTQSTPQGTTTSLGRRSYNSSDSSGILGGAHSNSSSPKSPKTPRLSLPARATVPTPSSREIDREVNRIDRFCEMLEHNLRTVASEQEQLIGRRLGAMSPTSPRRGPLISARGRRTNRVRAPTPDEVIDLSDSMYFPPLPPPAHLLNVSDDVILVTPNDEEVVDLCTPNFRRNNARSRNSINSRRPANATEDNITRRRLTASRRLGSISGDRASTRRSISSTSLQNGGSSSGSSISKTTSTTNIGCYADKTKENALSPGAQAENSNTVESERIPCMCAVCMESYVNNQPTSTKCGHVFCAKCIREALRLTRKCPMCNTKITPSMLFRIYI; encoded by the exons ATGTCAAATTACACGAAATGGCTCGACATATCGCCTAAC GGTGGCGATTTGGATGAACTAATCCAAGACACGAGTTTACTAATAGCATCCGTAAACAATATGTTGGATCAGACTCAAAGCACACCACAAGGCACGACGACATCGCTGGGGCGTAGATCCTATAATAGCAGCGACAGTAGCGGAATACTTGGTGGTGCACATTCCAATTCCAGCTCGCCAAAATCGCCGAAAACTCCGCGTTTAAGCTTACCCGCTAGAGCAACGGTGCCCACGCCATCAAGTAGAGAAATTGACCGAGAAGTCAATCGAA TAGATCGTTTTTGTGAAATGTTGGAACACAATTTACGCACTGTAGCATCGGAACAAGAGCAACTCATTGGAAGGCGTCTGGGGGCAATGTCGCCAACTAGTCCGCGCCGTGGACCACTGATCAGTGCTC GCGGCAGGCGGACAAATCGCGTACGTGCTCCAACACCAGATGAAGTAATCGATTTAAGTGATTCAATGTATTTCCCTCCACTACCGCCACCTGCTCATCTATTGAATGTAAGCGACGATGTCATACTAGTGACACCAAACGATGAAGAAGTAGTTGATCTATGCACACCAAATTTCCGTCGAAATAATGCACGCTCAAGAAATAGTATTAATAGTAGAAGACCAGCGAATGCCACTGAAGATAATATAACACGTCGACGTTTGACGGCATCACGCCGCTTGGGTTCTATAAGCGGTGATAGAGCATCAACACGTCGTTCAATTTCTTCAACATCATTGCAAAATGGAGGCAGCTCGTCCGGTAGTTCCATCTCaaaaacaacatcaacaacaaacaTTGGCTGCTATGCAGATAAAACCAAAGAGAATGCATTGTCGCCTGGTGCGCAAGCTGAAAATTCGAATACTGTTGAAAGTGAGCGTATACCATGCATGTGTGCTGTATGCATGGAAAGCTATGTCAATAATCAGCCCACATCCACCAAGTGTGGTCATGTTTTTTGCGCTAAATGCATACGCGAGGCTTTGCGTCTGACACGCAAGTGTCCCATGTGCAACACAAAGATCACACCAAGCATGCTATtccgtatatatatttaa
- the LOC105216117 gene encoding zinc finger protein 830, which yields MRRHQEHRLRLSTRTKVTETEHKLDSKLARTNANGQIDCIICKVTVKSATLWKVHVNSKLHKERLAKIKQIKSAFIGDMPQTTTKLPTPTTQAPKSATKTVETPKGAITVQQSAPQIVPKATPTPVSTEKATSANAVDTLLPEKFFDDPVKDAKIRNAEYKDPQADEWDRFQREIREASTVSVAIIAGEQMESAFDRDLDEINDQMKHWSRYMNMEARKGVLSVKKDHKSETHSSDENESDDEMATASEFSDWRSKSFL from the coding sequence atgaGGCGGCATCAGGAACATCGTTTACGATTGTCGACCAGAACAAAAGTAACCGAAACAGAGCATAAACTCGATTCGAAATTGGCGAGGACAAATGCGAATGGCCAAATTGATTGCATCATTTGCAAGGTCACTGTGAAATCGGCCACGCTATGGAAGGTGCATGTGAATTCGAAGTTGCACAAGGAGCGCTTAGCGaagattaaacaaataaaatccgCCTTTATAGGTGACATGCCCCAAACAACTACGAAGTTGCCGACACCAACAACACAAGCGCCAAAATCAGCAACCAAAACAGTGGAAACGCCGAAGGGCGCGATTACAGTACAACAAAGCGCACCACAAATAGTGCCAAAAGCAACGCCTACACCTGTCTCCACCGAAAAAGCCACAAGCGCCAATGCTGTGGACACACTCTTGCCAGAGAAGTTCTTTGATGATCCCGTGAAGGATGCAAAAATTCGTAATGCCGAATATAAAGACCCACAAGCGGATGAGTGGGATCGTTTTCAGCGTGAGATTCGCGAAGCATCCACTGTATCGGTTGCCATTATTGCTGGTGAGCAGATGGAGTCGGCATTTGATCGTGACTTGGATGAGATCAATGATCAAATGAAACATTGGTCTAGATATATGAATATGGAGGCACGTAAGGGTGTGCTCAGTGTAAAGAAAGACCACAAATCGGAAACACACAGCTCTGACGAGAATGAAAGTGATGATGAGATGGCAACAGCTTCAGAATTTTCGGACTGGCGTTCGAAGTCATTTCTGTAA